Proteins encoded by one window of Rhodamnia argentea isolate NSW1041297 chromosome 6, ASM2092103v1, whole genome shotgun sequence:
- the LOC115728642 gene encoding probable UDP-3-O-acyl-N-acetylglucosamine deacetylase 1, mitochondrial isoform X2 yields the protein MTLSSSAFNALFKSSSRISWKSTGKLQQTLAGSIEKSGVALHSGKVSRVTVRPHLAGGGRCFEFQSHFVPASIDHVEESPLCTTLSKDGYRVRTVEHLLSALEATGVDNCRIEVVSLDAGDRDVEVPILDGSAGEWVEAIEGVGLKVAKDACGDSLEKMAPYLEEPVHVWRNDSFVIAFPSSQVHISCGINFPHVPSIGCQWFSSSIEHDSFYKREIAPSRTFCIYEEVEKMRSSGLIKGGSLENALVCSADKGWLNPPLRFDEEPCRHKALDIIGDLSLFARCGSQGLPVGHVVAYKRGGSHC from the exons ATGACGCTCTCTTCCTCCGCCTTCAACGCCCTGTTCAAGTCCTCCTCTCGCATCTCTTGGAAATCT ACTGGGAAGTTGCAGCAGACCCTCGCCGGCAGCATAGAGAAGTCAGGCGTCGCTCTGCACTCGGGTAAGGTCTCGAGGGTGACGGTACGGCCGCATCTCGCCGGCGGCGGCAGGTGTTTCGAGTTCCAGTCCCACTTCGTACCGGCGTCGATCGATCACGTTGAAGAATCGCCCCTTTGCACCACGCTTTCCAAGGACGGGTACAGAGTCCGCACCGTTGAGCACTTGCTTTCCGCTTTGGAGGCCACTGGCGTCGACAATTGCCGGATCGAGGTTGTCAGCCTTGATGCTGGAGATCGCGATGTGGAG GTTCCTATTTTAGATGGATCAGCAGGTGAATGGGTGGAGGCAATAGAAGGGGTTGGTTTAAAGGTGGCGAAAGATGCTTGTGGAGACAGTCTTGAGAAAATGGCACCATATTTGGAGGAACCAGTGCATGTCTGGAGGAATGATTCTTTTGTGATTGCATTCCCCTCATCACAGGTCCACATCAGCTGTGGGATCAACTTTCCACAT GTCCCATCTATTGGCTGCCAGTGGTTCTCCTCTTCTATTGAACACGATTCCTTTTATAAAAGGGAAATTGCTCCTTCAcgaaccttttgcatttacgaGGAG GTGGAGAAAATGCGCAGCAGCGGATTGATAAAAGGAGGCTCACTAGAAAATGCATTGGTTTGTAG TGCAGATAAAGGTTGGTTAAACCCGCCATTGCGTTTTGATGAGGAACCGTGTCGCCATAAGGCCTTGGATATTATTGGTgatctttctctttttgcacGGTGCGGTAGCCAAGGGCTTCCAGTGGGACATGTAGTTGCTTACAAG
- the LOC115728642 gene encoding probable UDP-3-O-acyl-N-acetylglucosamine deacetylase 1, mitochondrial isoform X1: MTLSSSAFNALFKSSSRISWKSTGKLQQTLAGSIEKSGVALHSGKVSRVTVRPHLAGGGRCFEFQSHFVPASIDHVEESPLCTTLSKDGYRVRTVEHLLSALEATGVDNCRIEVVSLDAGDRDVEVPILDGSAGEWVEAIEGVGLKVAKDACGDSLEKMAPYLEEPVHVWRNDSFVIAFPSSQVHISCGINFPHVPSIGCQWFSSSIEHDSFYKREIAPSRTFCIYEEVEKMRSSGLIKGGSLENALVCSADKGWLNPPLRFDEEPCRHKALDIIGDLSLFARCGSQGLPVGHVVAYKSGHALHAGFLRCLA, from the exons ATGACGCTCTCTTCCTCCGCCTTCAACGCCCTGTTCAAGTCCTCCTCTCGCATCTCTTGGAAATCT ACTGGGAAGTTGCAGCAGACCCTCGCCGGCAGCATAGAGAAGTCAGGCGTCGCTCTGCACTCGGGTAAGGTCTCGAGGGTGACGGTACGGCCGCATCTCGCCGGCGGCGGCAGGTGTTTCGAGTTCCAGTCCCACTTCGTACCGGCGTCGATCGATCACGTTGAAGAATCGCCCCTTTGCACCACGCTTTCCAAGGACGGGTACAGAGTCCGCACCGTTGAGCACTTGCTTTCCGCTTTGGAGGCCACTGGCGTCGACAATTGCCGGATCGAGGTTGTCAGCCTTGATGCTGGAGATCGCGATGTGGAG GTTCCTATTTTAGATGGATCAGCAGGTGAATGGGTGGAGGCAATAGAAGGGGTTGGTTTAAAGGTGGCGAAAGATGCTTGTGGAGACAGTCTTGAGAAAATGGCACCATATTTGGAGGAACCAGTGCATGTCTGGAGGAATGATTCTTTTGTGATTGCATTCCCCTCATCACAGGTCCACATCAGCTGTGGGATCAACTTTCCACAT GTCCCATCTATTGGCTGCCAGTGGTTCTCCTCTTCTATTGAACACGATTCCTTTTATAAAAGGGAAATTGCTCCTTCAcgaaccttttgcatttacgaGGAG GTGGAGAAAATGCGCAGCAGCGGATTGATAAAAGGAGGCTCACTAGAAAATGCATTGGTTTGTAG TGCAGATAAAGGTTGGTTAAACCCGCCATTGCGTTTTGATGAGGAACCGTGTCGCCATAAGGCCTTGGATATTATTGGTgatctttctctttttgcacGGTGCGGTAGCCAAGGGCTTCCAGTGGGACATGTAGTTGCTTACAAG